In Vigna unguiculata cultivar IT97K-499-35 chromosome 3, ASM411807v1, whole genome shotgun sequence, a single genomic region encodes these proteins:
- the LOC114177771 gene encoding uncharacterized protein LOC114177771: MTLLSFLCSCPPVIPSSSWFPLTSNTTAFSINHRFQIHSSDSTNIFTQKLDTSLLSITESFYEDELWAAACLRVRSFNQFRPDAFGIRDHMRYLAQREFEALKERVSGKRTGFRRVSCINASLPFSHISSLSHDLCSFCKFSANGEDRIVVGTLDLNQCLSLPDEIVGLKPEGIGAEVTRAYLSNVCVAEELHRNGLGYALLEVSKLVASDWGITDLYVHVAVDNEPAKKLYMKSGFVYESDEPAWQARFMDRPRRLLLWSGL; this comes from the exons ATGACGCTTCTATCTTTTCTCTGTTCCTGTCCTCCAGTAATTCCGAGCTCATCATGGTTTCCGTTGACGTCTAATACCACTGCTTTCTCCATCAATCACAGGTTCCAAATTCATTCCTCTGATTCCACCAACATTTTCACCCAAAAACTCGACACCTCTCTCTTATCCATCACCGAATCCTTCTACGAGGACGAGCTATGGGCCGCTGCCTGTCTCCGCGTCCGTTCCTTCAATCAATTCCGCCCTGACGCCTTCGGAATCCGA GATCATATGAGGTACTTGGCTCAGCGCGAGTTCGAAGCACTCAAGGAGCGTGTTTCGGGGAAAAGAACGGGCTTCAGAAGAGTCTCTTGCATTAACGCGTCCCTTCCATTCTCCCACATCTCTTCACTCTCTCATGATTTGTGTTCTTTTTGTAAG TTTTCTGCTAATGGAGAGGACCGGATTGTAGTTGGCACTCTTGATCTTAATCAGTGCTTAAGCCTTCCTGATGAAATTGTGGGGTTGAAGCCTGAG GGGATTGGAGCTGAGGTCACCAGGGCATACCTCAGTAATGTATGTGTTGCTGAGGAGTTGCACAGAAATGGGTTGGGTTATGCACTTCTTGAAGTGTCAAAGTTAGTAGCCTCTGATTGGG GTATAACAGATTTGTACGTCCATGTTGCTGTCGACAATGAACCAGCCAAGAAATTGTATATGAAAAGTGGGTTCGTCTATGAAAGTGATGAACCCGCGTGGCAGGCCCGGTTTATGGATCGACCCCGAAGACTTCTGCTATGGTCAGGGCTTTGA